The Colletotrichum higginsianum IMI 349063 chromosome 2, whole genome shotgun sequence genome has a segment encoding these proteins:
- a CDS encoding Quinate transporter, producing MGFFSTHASGTQDPPEVRNWRIHLIALVASMSALAMGYDTAVIGGTMALDSFRRDFALDQVASTTRDTIQGNIVSTFQAGCFFGALLTFPIAERFGRRRTVMMAGVVFLIGGTLMTAASGNLNLIYAGRAIAGLGIGASSLTVPVYIAETAPPSIRGRLVGIFEIASQGGGMLGFWINYATDRTIDVRSEAQWIVPLGLQLAPGLGLALGMIWCPESPRWLARGDHFDEAERILVQIRGLPADHEYIRREMNDIRTQVEERTSNQMTRKQMFQKLFQKGIRNRMGLGMALMFLQSFTGVNIITYYAPRIFESLGISGTSTKLFSTGFYGIAKTFGMFLFTFWVAERVGRRKGLLWGSALGCIPMWYIGGYVMKADPAGAAAAGIVNRDGWGYLAMACVYINGVIICATWQGITWLYASEVQTLEIRMLAVSITTATTWLGSFIIARSTPYMISDLGYGAYFFFSSILMLMGIWAFFYVPETKGLTLEDMDTLFMNPTHKTVWAQMRGRPIVAPGRARSPSITDEKFEANIEAAQVERSRS from the exons ATGGGCTTCTTCAGCACCCACGCGTCCGGGACGCAAGATCCCCCAGAGGTGCGGAACTGGCGCATCCACCTGATCGCGCTCGTCGCCAGCATGTCAGCCTTGGCTA TGGGTTATGATACCGCAGTCATCGGGGGCACAATGGCACTGGATTCCTTCCGGCGGGATTTCGCCCTGGACCAGGTCGCCTCTACGACTCGCGATACGATTCAAGGCAACATTGTCTCGACGTTCCAG GCCGGTTGCTTTTTTGGCGCTCTCCTCACTTTCCCCATCGCAGAGAGGTTCGGCCGCAGAAGAACAGTCATGATGGCCGGAGTGgtcttcctcatcggcggcacccTCATGACCGCAGCAAGCGGAAACCTGAACCTGATTTACGCCGgccgcgccatcgccggccttggAATCGGCGCATCCTCCCTGACGGTCCCCGTGTACATCGCCGAGACGGCTCCGCCCTCGATCCGCGGCCGGCTGGTCGGCATCTTCGAGATCGCATCCCAGGGTGGCGGCATGCTGGGCTTCTGGATCAACTACGCCACGGACCGAACCATCGACGTCAGGTCCGAGGCCCAATGGATCGTGCCCCTGGGCCTGCAGCTCGCGCccggcctgggcctcgcGTTGGGGATGATCTGGTGCCCCGAGTCTCCGCGTTGGCTCGCGCGCGGCGATCAtttcgacgaggccgagaggatCCTGGTCCAGATCCGTGGTCTCCCTGCCGACCACGAGTACATCCGCCGCGAGATGAACGACATCCGCACCCAGGTCGAGGAGCGCACCTCGAACCAGATGACCCGGAAGCAAATGTTCCAGAAGCTCTTCCAGAAGGGCATCCGCAACCGCATGGGTCTCGGAATGGCACTCATGTTCCTCCAAAGTTTCACTG GCGTCAACATCATTACCTACTATGCCCCTAGAATCTTTGAGAGTCTTGGCATTTCTGGCACGTCCACAAAGCTCTTCTCCACCGGATTCTACGGCATCGCCAAGACCTTTGGCATGTTCCTCTTCACCTTCTGGGTTGCCGAGAGAGTTGGCCGAAGGAAGGGTCTTCTCTGGGGTTCCGCGCTCGGCTGCATTCCAATGTGGTACATCGGGGGCTACGTAATGAAG GCTGACCCggctggagctgctgctgctggaatCGTTAACCGAGATGGCTGGGGATACCTTGCTATGGCCTGCGTGTACATCAACGGA GTCATCATTTGCGCCACGTGGCAGGGAATCACGTGGCTCTACGCGTCCGAAGTGCAAACTCTGGAGATCAGAATGCTGGCAGTATCCATCACGACCGCCACCACCTGGCTGGGTAGTTTCATCATCGCCCGATCTACTCCGTACATGATCTCAGACCTTGGCTACGGGGCatacttcttcttcagcagtATCCTCATGCTCATGGGCATCTGGGCCTTCTTCTACGTCCCCGAGACCAAGG GCTTGACCCTCGAGGACATGGACACTCTCTTTATGAACCCTACCCACAAGACCGTGTGGGCTCAAATGAGAGGCAGGCCCATCGTGGCACCCGGTCGCGCTAGGTCGCCTTCCATCACGGACGAGAAGTTCGAGGCCAacatcgaggccgcccagGTCGAGCGGTCCAGGTCATGA
- a CDS encoding C6 finger domain-containing protein produces the protein MQEISGTSALPSYSRPPRRSVRSREGCLTCKRRKVKCDESRPRCSHCERLNLECKWRPQSSITAAHSMLAAAGPSGPGHSPAVPSHATDASVSPAASVFQPMQAVDEIFDYASFMWDAGDAWQQVNPEPGPQMSLDGQVLRTHYGSQPLGGRQAPLMSSPPNLSFPNRTAMDGLPDPSPIPDAGSQSEQVMALNVPTEDDRLMDYFSRVVVPPILAEVETQKKWLAIRQVVVEMAGACQMVKWAVLAFSNLMLSRRESTWLASPEDHYQKAVSEVAACGDESSPVTEGHSSRREHLLATLFFLSYVDILRGQIKAADSFLKRAYGLFQQGEKSSFAAIEKQFLQWMRLLDARAVSAGGQGLLLSKDDELLLVEASPASFDGGVADSAREDLADGDIEDVLFQVLYQPGIVFFQKVQSFMGRISKIDPWHRSRGTVEDETEVMNIGAAIAADLRTLYEQRPPLMDYAVAGKLTEPHVSPHLAFVITRAFRTYLANYHASKVHLHRVAYKSFPLTKEADDALGQIRRLARLLVDSLDADNSLPVNMLWPLLMLGSEEQDPQERIWIKTQILRMERVAGNAKITAQVLEEVQARQDAEKVRVDIRSVMHAIFNSCFAIV, from the exons ATGCAGGAGATTAGTGGGACGTCGGCTTTGCCAAGTTACTCCCGACCACCGAGGCGATCGGTGAGGTCCAGGGAAGGATGTCTGACCTGCAA ACGCCGCAAGGTCAAATGCGACGAGTCCAGGCCCCGATGCAGTCATTGCGAGCGTCTGAACCTGGAATGCAAGTGGCGGCCGCAGAGCAGTATCACCGCCGCTCACTCGATGCTGGCAGCCGCAGGCCCTTCCGGGCCCGGCCACAGTCCGGCCGTGCCGTCCCATGCTACCGATGCCTCCGTGTCGCCGGCTGCGTCTGTCTTCCAGCCCAtgcaggccgtcgatgaGATATTCGACTATGCCAGCTTCATGTGGGACGCTGGTGATGCCTGGCAGCAAGTCAACCCGGAACCAGGCCCGCAGATGAGCCTCGATGGACAGGTTTTG CGAACTCACTATGGAAGTCAGCCTCTGGGAGGTCGGCAGGCACCACTCATGAGCAGTCCGCCGAACCTCAGCTTCCCGAATCGAACTGCCATGGACGGCTTGCCTGACCCATCACCTATTCCCGATGCCGGCAGTCAGTCAGAGCAGGTCATGGCTCTGAATGTACCGACAGAAGATGACCGACTGATGGATTACTTCAGCCGTGTAGTCGTACCACCTATactcgccgaggtcgagacaCAGAAGAAGTGGCTAGCAATCCGCCAGGTCGTCGTTGAGATGGCCGGCGCGTGTCAGATGGTCAAGTGGGCAGTCCTCGCCTTCTCAAACCTCATGTTGTCTCGCCGCGAGAGTACCTGGCTCGCCAGCCCCGAGGATCATTACCAGAAGGCCGTGTCGGAGGTGGCAGCTTGCGGCGATGAATCATCACCCGTGACTGAAGGCCACAGCTCCCGCCGAGAACACTTGCTAGCAACCCTCTTCTTTCTGAGCTACGTCGATATCCTGAGAGGACAGATCAAGGCGGCGGACTCCTTTTTGAAAAGGGCTTATGGGCTGTTCCAGCAAGGGGAGAAGAGCagcttcgccgccatcgagaagcAGTTCCTGCAGTGGAtgcgcctcctcgacgctcgcgccgtctccgccggCGGGCAGGGGCTGCTCTTGTCCAAGGATGACGAGCTGCTCCTGGTCGAAGCATCGCCGGCGAGCTTTGACGGAGGCGTCGCCGACTCGGCGAGagaggacctcgccgacggcgacatcgAAGACGTCTTGTTTCAGGTGCTGTATCAACCCGGAATCGTCTTCTTTCAAAAGGTACAGAGCTTCATGGGACGGATATCCAAGATCGACCCTTGGCACCGGTCCCGCGGCACGGTCGAGGACGAAACGGAGGTCATGAACATCGgggccgccatcgccgccgatcTACGGACCCTCTACGAACAGCGGCCGCCGCTGATGGACTACGCCGTGGCCGGGAAGCTGACGGAGCCTCACGTCTCCCCCCATCTCGCCTTTGTCATAACCCGCGCTTTCCGCACCTACCTCGCCAACTACCACGCGAGCAAAGTCCACTTGCACAGGGTGGCGTACAAGTCGTTCCCGCTGACAAAGGAGGCGGACGACGCCCTGGGTCAGATCCGGCGCCTGGCCaggctcctcgtcgactcTCTGGACGCAGACAACTCGCTGCCGGTCAACATGCTTTGGCCTCTTCTGATGCTGGGCTCCGAGGAGCAGGACCCCCAAGAGAGGATCTGGATCAAGACGCAGATCCTGCGGATGGAACGGGTCGCCGGCAACGCCAAGATCACGGCCCAGGTGCTGGAGGAGGTTCAGGCGAGGCAGGATGCCGAGAAGGTCCGGGTTGACATTCGATCTGTCATGCATGCCATCTTCAACTCGTGCTTCGCAATAGTCTGA
- a CDS encoding Dihydrodipicolinate synthetase has translation MAPTRSFPAGIHVPSLTWFGDDANQEIDWDVQTKHIEFLVNSGLHGVVLAGTNGEAVTLTNDEKAKLVKTTREIAVKAGRPDLAITMGCGGQSTRAVIEETRLAKDAGADYALVLVPSYFHFAMNEDAIVGFFEELADASPVPVIIYNFPGVAAGLDVNSDMLSRLGRHPNIVGVKLTCGGIAKVARVRAEFDPSEFFALAGQSDWLVPALSVGSNGTITGVANLYPRYCVEIFDLYNAGRLQEASAAQLKLAQMEWAFGKGGINGTKWVVAKSHGYPLASCHCRRPYPQYTDEKKQAWISELVAPLAEEEGKLSQRA, from the exons ATGGCTCCCACCAGGTCTTTCCCCGCCGGCATCCACGTCCCCAGTCTGACCTGGttcggcgacgatgccaaCCAGGAGATCGACTGGGACGTCCAGACCAAGCACATTGAGTTCCTCGTCAATTCAGGTCTCCACGGCG TGGTATTGGCCGGAACcaacggcgaggccgtcaccCTGACCAAcgacgagaaggccaagctcGTCAAGACCACGAGGGAGATCGCCGTCAAGGCTGGGCGCCCCGACCTGGCCATCACCATGGGCTGCGGCGGCCAGTCGACccgcgccgtcatcgaggaAACCAGGCTCGCCAAGGACGCTGGCGCCGACTACGCCCTCGTTCTCGTCCCCAGCTACTTCCACTTTGCCATGAacgaggacgccatcgtcggcttcttcgaggagctcgccgacgccagcCCCGTCCCCGTCATCATCTACAACTtccccggcgtcgccgccggcctcgacgtcaaCTCGGACATGCTCtcccgcctcggccggcaCCCCAACATTGTCGGCGTCAAGCTGACCTgcggcggcatcgccaaGGTCGCCCGCGTCCGCGCTGAGTTTGATCCGTCCGAgttcttcgccctcgccggccagaGCGACTGGCTCGTGCCCGCCCTGTCCGTCGGCAGCAACGGCACCATCACGGGCGTCGCCAACCTGTACCCCCGCTACTGCGTCGAGATCTTCGATCTGTACAACGCCGGCAGGCTGCAGgaggcctcggccgcccagCTCAAGCTGGCGCAGATGGAGTGGGCGTTCGGCAAGGGGGGCATCAACGGCACCAAGTGGGTTGTCGCCAAGTCGCACGGCTACCCCCTTGCCAGCTGCCACTGCAGGCGTCCCTACCCCCAGTACACCGACGAGAAGAAACAGGCTTGGATCTCGGAGCTGGTGGCGCCTttggccgaggaagagggtaAGCTGAGCCAACGTGCTTAG
- a CDS encoding Quinate permease encodes MGGFKAVEDRPTPKEVYNWKLYTEAAIIATGSFLSGKLLTRASVLFVGSFGYDSAFIGTTIARNSFKRDFGINAENSNNISSNITSAFQAGALGGAVLCFFITERLGRKWTLQANVVIFLVGAILMTVATDQLSFIYAGRALTGVGCGGITATVPSYIGELSIPSIRGILTGLFEVAYQVGSVIGFWINYGITQTIDPNLPVSWRIPMAFQLAPAGILFAGCFFIHESPLWLLRKNKTERAHKVLEGLRGLPIDHKYMQEELDMFQKKIDEERAVSAQYGNGQWAYLRGVANMLCRKGMWNRLVLVFCAFALNNLSGAAAINYYSPTLFKSIGITDVSLYTGIYGLIKAIASIIYFIFLIDLLGRRWPAILSSFICSLCLFVVGTYVKIGHPADIIAAGKELSASTAAGGKAATGMIMIYSICWSFGLNGIPWIVSAEIFPGALRNFTGTYAALVVWATQFAITKAMPYIFSSFGYGTWYFFAAWMIIATLWAFFFLPETKGLTMDQMDVIFGYAQDARPEPSTKFVETAFDDNKAKSSEHTEDV; translated from the exons ATGGGTGGcttcaaggccgtcgaggaccggccgacgccgaaggaGGTGTACAACTGGAAGCTCTACACCGAAGCCGCCATCATCGCAACCGGCTCGTTCCT AAGCGGCAAATTGTTGACTCGTGCTTCTGTTTTGTTTGTTGGCAGCTTCGGATACGACTCGGCGTTCATCGGGACGACCATCGCCCGCAACAGCTTCAAGAGGGACTTTGGCATCAACGCCGAGAACTCGAACAACATTTCGAGCAACATCACGTCGGCCTTCCAGGCGGGCGCCCTGGGCGGCGCGGTGCTTTGCTTCTTCA TCACCGAACGCCTGGGCAGGAAATGGACCCTGCAGGCCAACGttgtcatcttcctcgtcggcgccatcctGATGACTGTCGCTACGGATCAACTCTCCTTCATCT ATGCTGGACGCGCCCTTACCGGAGTCGGATGCGGCGGCATCACGGCCACGGTCCCCTCGTACATCGGCGAGCTATCCATACCGTCGATCCGCGGCATCCTGACCGGCCTCTTCGAGGTCGCCTACCAGGTCGGCTCCGTCATCGGCTTCTGGATCAACTACGGCATCACCCAGACCATCGACCCGAACCTGCCCGTCAGCTGGCGGATCCCGATGGCCTTCCAGCTCGCGCCCGCCGGCATCCTCTTCGCCGGCTGCTTCTTCATCCACGAGAGCCCACTGTGGCTGCTGCGCAAGAACAAGACCGAGAGGGCGCACAAGGTCCTCGAGGGTCTCCGAGGCCTGCCCATTGACCACAAAT ACATGCAAGAGGAGCTCGACATGTTCCAGAAGAAGATCGACGAGGAGCGGGCCGTCTCCGCGCAGTACGGAAACGGGCAGTGGGCGTATCTGCGCGGCGTCGCCAACATGCTTTGCCGCAAGGGCATGTGGAACCGCCTggtcctcgtcttctgcgCCTTTGCCCTCAACAACCTCTCCGGCGCTGCTG CCATCAACTACTACTCGCCGACCCTCTTCAAATCGATCGGCATCACGGATGTCTCCCTCTACACCGGAATTTACGGCTTGATCAAAG CCATTGCGTCCATCATTTACTTCATCTTCCTGATCGACCTTCTTGGACGACGCTGGCCCGCCATCCTGTCCTCTTTCATCTGCTCGCTGTGCCTCTTCGTAGTGGGCACGTACGTAAAG ATCGGGCACCCCGCcgacatcatcgccgccggcaaagAACTGTCCGCCTCGACTGCAGCTGGCGGCAAAGCGGCCACAGGCATGATCATGATCTATTCCATCTG CTGGTCCTTCGGCTTGAACGGTATCCCGTGGATCGTCAGTGCCGAGATATTCCCCGGTGCGCTCCGCAACTTTACCGGGACCTATGCGGCTCTTGTCGTCTG GGCCACCCAATTCGCCATTACCAAGGCCATGCCGTATATCTTCAGCTCCTTCGGCTACGGGACCTGGTACTTCTTCGCCGCCTGGATGATCATCGCGACCCTCtgggccttcttcttcttgcccgaGACCAAGGGTCTCACCATGGACCAGATGGATGTCATTTT cGGCTACGCTCAAGATGCGCGCCCGGAGCCCTCCACCAAGTTTGTCGAGACGGCGTTCGATGATAACAAGGCCAAGTCAAGCGAGCATACGGAAGATGTCTAA
- a CDS encoding Amino acid permease: MSTETISFPGAKSPGITNATRHAWITSDDVEAAESSRRGPFEPHDDHDGDFVTTTEDRDLKRGLEQRHLSMLGIAGAIGTGLFLGLGGAIQTGGPLGALLGYATVGLIVCAVQFALGEVSALLPVTGSFVRHAEFLVDPAWGFAIGWNLVYGNILSIPSEITAICVLFEFWTDLNPSVFIVVFIVLTFVVGIAFIRVFGEVEFFFALLKILLVVFLIILGLVIDLGGVPGTPRIGFRYWQSPGPFVEHIATGDWGKFLGYWGVMTSAVFSFAGVESLAMAAAETQNPRRAIPRACKRVFARIVLFYMLAVLVVGMLVASNDPRLDDAYGTAAQSPFVIAASAAGIPAIPSVVNAVVITSAWSASNQSLLAGTRVLFGLALKGQAPKIFLRTTAWGTPYVCVLLFTCFMLLSFMSLSNGALTVFWWLVDLTAAGVLVSWSAILFNHIRLKKAMRKQGIDFDRLPWNNSWTFYSSHVALFMCIVILFTSGFEVFTKGNWSASGFVSSYLDIPLVTLAFLIWKFVKKTKAVSLDSIPLHDAIEQADAYPEEPEVKKTGPIRFVSWLWE, encoded by the exons ATGAGCACCGAGACCATCTCGTTCCCCGGCGCCAAGTCGCCCGGCATCACCAATGCCACCCGCCACGCCTGGATCAcctcggacgacgtcgaggccgccgagtcGTCCCGGCGCGGGCCCTTTGAGCCGcacgacgaccacgacggcgacttcgtcaccaccaccgaggACCGCGACCTGAagcgcggcctcgagcagcgCCACCTGTCCATGCTGGGtatcgccggcgccatcggcaccggcctcttcctcggcctcggcggcgccatccAGACCGGCGGtcccctcggcgccctgctcGGCTACGCCACCGTCGGCCTCATCGTCTGCGCGGTCCAGttcgccctcggcgaggtcTCGGCCCTGCTGCCCGTCACCGGCTCCTTCGTCCGCCACGCCGagttcctcgtcgacccggcCTGGGGCTTCGCCATCGGCTGGAACCTCGTCTACGGCAAcatcctctccatcccctccgAGATCACCGCCATCTGCGTCCTCTTCGAGTTCTGGACCGACCTGAACCCctccgtcttcatcgtcgtcttcatcgtcctgaccttcgtcgtcggcatcgccttcatccgcgtcttcggcgaggtcgagttcttcttcgccctGCTCAAGAtcctgctcgtcgtcttcctcatcatcctcggcctcgtcatcgacctcggcggcgtccccGGCACCCCGCGCATCGGCTTCCGCTACTGGCAGAGCCCCGGCCCCTTTGTCGAGCACATCGCCACCGGCGACTGGGGCAAGTTCCTCGGCTACTGGGGCGTCATGACgagcgccgtcttctccttcgccggcgtcgagtccctcgccatggccgccgccgagacccaGAACCCGCGCCGCGCCATCCCCCGCGCCTGCAAGCGCGTCTTCGCCCGCATCGTCCTCTTCTACatgctcgccgtcctcgtcgtcggcatgcTCGTCGCCAGCAACGACCcgcgcctcgacgacgcctacggcaccgccgcccagagccccttcgtcatcgccgcctccgccgccggcatccccGCCATCCCCAgcgtcgtcaacgccgtcgtcatcaccTCGGCCTGGTCCGCCTCCAACCAGAGCCTGCTCGCCGGCACCCGTGTGCtgttcggcctcgccctcaaGGGGCAGGCCCCCAAGATCTTCCTCCGCACCACCGCCTGGGGCACCCCCTACGTCTGCGTCCTGCTCTTCACCTGCTTCATGCTCCTCAGCTTCATGAGCCTGTCCAACGGCGCGCTGACCGTCTTCTGGTGGCTCGTCGACctgaccgccgccggcgtgctGGTGTCGTGGTCCGCCATCCTGTTCAACCACATCCGCCTCAAGAAGGCCATGAGGAAGCAGGGAATCGACTTTGACAGGCTGCCCTGGAACAACTCGTGGACCT TCTACAGCTCACACGTCGCGCTGTTTATGTGCATCGTGATCCTGTTCACCAGCGGTTTCGAGGTCTTCACCAAGGGCAACTGGAGCGCCAGCGGCTTCGTCTCGTCCTACTT GGATATCCCGCTCGTCACGTTGGCGTTCCTCATCTGGAAGTTCGTcaagaagaccaaggccGTCTCTCTGGACAGCATCCCGCTCCACGATGCTATCGAGCAGGCTGATGCGTATCCCGAGGAGCCAGAAGTCAAGAAGACTGGTCCTATTCGCTTCGTCAGCTGGCTTTGGGAGTGA
- a CDS encoding Oxidoreductase, with the protein MESSVSIPPRRIIRIASGLANTPAELIEPILADLPLHRVLDLLATGYGLRERPYPSYRNGTSLGAAIRGSVAWPMLRQADLSRLRSLWIAFNQLSLLSEGRFLASSVRKPAYTDKLCANFNMTGEQLQQKLEDDLKTAFFHRVVIQGRFKGKGTTLKALSKYLPETAKELSSFCHTKTVSVRSMAAKWTVNDCIGILPHLLEAQRRLDEEKATELRYLADVYERYPTYLKTAEAPQSPRQNLQHIQQQLKYHARRPGQLKYTFRYAHSILVPYDWCFRLFDAVADQAQHKDVEHVVDWQKATDGMKGVFAPETNRPLHRLTSSRRQVIRRQDDIAPTPAEELCWLESFMCAIRWIETEFPALAADLKASSTVPEAPLAGVLLEPADFDDFIHNARAEDVATQLRADLEVSKQEGAPQLPSLVALYMPPFSSPRARKIARRLWPGVRGHFGVQELLYDQMIKAIKTTLAQGPGTDAHDDGQDEVQQHMPTLHTTAADRKRTCYICHMVLDTPHRTLPSMCGACGDFNLAERALSLPENLSLHGRTALVTGGRTNLGFHTALRLLRCGAFVIASSRYPEDALSRYRAEFGFEAWADRLRIVGADFRTARDAFALVEATRGILAREGRTLDILINNAAQTLTDPVEREREAIAREQMLLLLPPPAGGGGPGERVVVRHGYAARVRGGATGVVRGVDGGDAGCLTADSSPDGEPPSLDAPMSNLQVSSPPAPPPSSWVQSLSDIPYEDIITAHSVNTFVPLILVRELLPLMRQGGGGHIVNVSSREGLFERRRDGAAKNGKHVHTNMSKAGLNMITETEAAGAWRRGRVAMNTVDPGYMSAAPEMEASHGGERPIGWEDGAGRVLWPIAKAERGEVVWGRFLKHYGAVRVDTRRGRG; encoded by the coding sequence ATGGAGTCATCCGTGTCTATACCCCCTCGCCGCATCATTCGAATCGCTTCCGGGCTCGCCAACACACCGGCCGAGCTCATCGAGCCAATCCTCGCCGACCTGCCCCTGCACCGGGTGCTGGACCTGCTCGCAACAGGGTACGGCCTCAGGGAGCGGCCCTATCCGAGTTATCGGAATGGGACATCACTCGGCGCAGCGATCCGCGGCAGCGTGGCCTGGCCGATGCTGCGCCAAGCAGATCTCTCTCGACTCAGGTCCCTGTGGATTGCGTTCAACCAGCTGTCGCTGCTGTCGGAGGGACGGTTCCTGGCGTCGAGCGTCCGCAAGCCGGCATACACCGACAAGCTGTGCGCCAACTTCAACATGACCGGAGAGCAGCTCCAGCAGAAACTCGAGGACGATCTGAAGACGGCCTTCTTCCACCGGGTCGTCATCCAGGGGCGGTTCAAGGGCAAAGGCACTACTCTGAAGGCCTTGTCCAAGTACCTACCAGAGACGGCCAAAGAACTCTCGAGCTTTTGCCACACGAAGACGGTGTCAGTCCGTTCCATGGCGGCCAAGTGGACGGTGAATGATTGCATCGGCATCCTCCCCCATCTTCTCGAGGCCCAGCGTCGCTTGGACGAGGAAAAGGCGACCGAGCTGAGGTACCTGGCCGACGTCTACGAGCGTTACCCTACGTACCTGAAGACGGCCGAAGCACCGCAGAGCCCAAGGCAAAACCTCCAACACATACAGCAGCAACTCAAATACCAcgctcgccggcctggccaGCTGAAGTACACCTTCCGCTACGCCCACTCCATATTGGTGCCGTACGACTGGTGCTTCCGGCTCTTCGACGCCGTGGCCGACCAGGCCCAGCACAAGGACGTCGAGCACGTCGTGGACTGGCAAAAGGCCACTGACGGCATGAAGGGAGTCTTCGCACCCGAGACGAATAGGCCGCTGCACCGGCtgacgtcctcgaggaggcaGGTGATTCGCAGGCAGGACGACATCGCGCCGACCCCGGCTGAAGAGCTGTGCTGGCTCGAGTCATTCATGTGCGCCATCCGCTGGATCGAGACCGAGTTCCCCGCCTTGGCCGCGGACTTGAAAGCCTCCTCCACTGTCCCCGAAGCGCCCTTGGCTGGCGTCCTTCTGGAGCcggccgactttgacgatTTCATCCACAACGCGAGGGCGGAGGACGTGGCCACGCAGCTCCGGGCCGACTTGGAGGTGTCGAAACAGGAGGGAGCGCCGCAGCTGCCCAGCCTCGTGGCGCTCTACATGCCTCCCTTCTCGTCGCCTCGTGCCCGCAAGATCGCTCGCCGTCTTTGGCCTGGGGTAAGAGGACACTTCGGGGTTCAGGAACTGCTCTACGACCAGATGATCAAGGCCATCAAGACGACACTCGCCCAGGGGCCCGGGACGGATgcccacgacgacggccaaGACGAGGTCCAGCAGCACATGCCGACGCTGCACACAACGGCCGCCGACCGCAAGCGGACGTGCTACATCTGCCACATGGTCCTCGACACGCCGCACAGGACGCTGCCGTCCATGTGCGGCGCCTGCGGGGACTTCAACCTCGCCGAGCGGGCGCTCTCCCTCCCCGAGAACCTGTCGCTGCACGGCAGGACGGCGCTGGTGACGGGCGGGCGGACGAACCTGGGGTTCCACACGgcgctgcggctgctgcgctGCGGCGCCTTCGTCATCGCGTCGTCGCGCTACCCGGAGGACGCGCTGTCGCGGTACCGGGCCGAGTTCGGCTTCGAGGCGTGGGCGGACCGGCTGAGGATCGTCGGCGCGGACTTCCGGACGGCGCGGGACGCCTTCGCGCTGGTCgaggcgacgagggggaTCCTGGCGCGGGAAGGGCGGACGCTGGATATCCTGATCAACAACGCGGCGCAGACGCTGACGGACCCggtcgagagggagagagaggccaTCGCGAGGGAGcagatgctgctgctgctgccgccgccggcgggcggaggaggtccCGGCGAGCGAGTGGTGGTGCGGCATGGCTACGCGGCCCGGGTCCGCGGGGGCGCGACGGGCGTTGTTCGCGGAGTGGATGGTGGCGACGCTGGATGTCTCACCGCAGACTCCTCGCCCGATGGTGAACCGCCTTCTCTCGATGCTCCGATGTCCAACTTGCAGGTGTCCtcgccaccggcgccgccgccctcgtcctgggTGCAGTCGCTCTCCGACATACCCTACGAGGACATCATCACCGCCCACAGCGTCAACACCTTCGTGCCGCTCATCCTCGTGCGGGAACTGCTGCCGTTGATgcggcagggcggcggcgggcacaTCGTCAACGTTTCGTCGCGCGAGGGTCTCttcgagcggcggcgggacggGGCGGCCAAGAACGGGAAGCACGTGCACACCAACATGTCCAAGGCCGGGCTCAACATGATcacggagacggaggcggcgggggccTGGAGGCGGGGGCGGGTGGCGATGAACACGGTGGACCCCGGGTACATGAGCGCGGCGCCCGAGATGGAGGCCTCGCACGGCGGCGAACGGCCGATCGGGTgggaggacggcgcgggccGGGTGCTGTGGCCgatcgccaaggccgagcgGGGCGAGGTCGTCTGGGGCCGGTTCCTGAAGCATTACGGCGCCGTGCGTGTTGATACGCGTCGGGGGCGTGGCTGA